Part of the Deltaproteobacteria bacterium genome, ACGATGAGCGCGGCTTTGAGGGTGGGGGAATTTTCTGGATCGACCATGGGCTAATCTCCCTGCTCCCAATTTAAGCACAGTCGCGGCAAAATTGCACAGAAAACCCGCGATGGATTGTAAAGAGGTTTTTTGAAACGGTTGATAGTGCCAGGGATTGTCGAAAGCGCCCGGATGGCGCGGCTTTTGCGTTGTCGGATGTCGGAAGACACAACAGTAGTGAGCTACAAGGAGATTTGCGATGACTTCAGATATGATTTCTTACGCGGTTCTCGCTAGCGCGTTTGTCGTTACCTGCCTACGAATGTTCGTCGAAAAACCGGGACGGGTCTCGGAATCGCCATTGATGCGTTCTGAACTCAAACCGGTAAACGAGAATAGCTCACGCCATTCATCCGAAGATTAATTGCCTTCAACAGACGGGACGGATGCACGCGGTCTCAGGAGTTATTTGCTGAGGGTTTTAAAGAAGCCTTCTTTTTCGAGTTCTTTTAAGAAACGAGTGTTGACGAAGTCTTCCGGTTTTTTACTCTTGACCCCTGGCACCCTAAGGCCGACTTCATCCATGGCATTGCGAACGCCTTCGAGATTGGGATAACCGGTGTAGTCGGTGACCTGGATATAACTTTGTACGGTTGCCTCGAGAATATCGGGTTCGGTAGTTTTTAAATATTTGACAATCAGTTTTTTCGTCAGATCTTTGTTCTTGGCGGCATGGAATACGGCTTCGGTGTATCCTTTGAGAAACGCCTTCACCATCTGCGGATTCTCGCGGATGATCCGATCCGTGGTTTCGATCCCTTGCTGAGGATAGGGAATCCCCATTTCAGCGATGTTGAGCAAAATGTTGAGTCCCTGCTTCTTGGCTGTGAGATCGAGGGGCGGCGATATGATCGTAGCGTCGATATTACCGGCGAGCAGTGCTTGGTACCGGCTTGGCTGGGTGCCCATTTGCAGAATCATCACATCTTTGACCGGGTCGAGACCGAATTTTTTCAGCACCAGGCGTAGCGAGGTGTCGGTGCCCGAGCCGAAGCGGCTCATGGCGATTCTTTTGCCCTTCAGCTGTTCCCACTTAGTGATACTCTTCGCCGACACGATGCTATAGGGCGGCGTGTTGACGAAACTGGCGATCAAGACGGCGTCGCCGCCTTGGGTGCGCGTCGCGATGGTCACCGGTCCGGAGGTCACGGAAATTTTCACATCGCCGGCCATGGCGGCTTGGGCCAACACCGAGCCGGAATCGAATACAACCAACTTAGGATCGATGCCATGTTTAAGGAATATCCCGGCGTCCCTACCGACAAATGAATAAATCATGTTGATGGCCGGCCCGGCGATCCCGACGATGGGCTGATCGATCGCCTGGAGTGAGAGCGGCATGGCCAGAGTAAAGACTAACAGTGGAAGCAGCCGTCGAACTATATGTAGAGTTCCTTGGTTCACGTTTCCCCAGATTAGCGTAGATATCCGTCCTGATCGACGGCAAGTCTAGTTTCTTTAACATGAAATTTATCCAACTGCACGGCTTTATCAGCCGATAATGAATTCTGCAATGGATCGCGGCGGGGCGGTATGCGATCTGCGCTTGGCGAATTGGCGGATTGCGGAAATTTGCCAGCCGTCAATTGCCCGGCTTGAAAAATCCTTCCTGCTCAAGCTCGCGCAGTAAACGCAGGTCGACGAAATCTTCCGGCCTGCGGCTGCGCACGGCTGAGACACGCTGGGCGATTTCGTCCATGGCGTTGCGGATGCCATCGAGATTGGGCATGGCGTTGTAATCAGTTACCTGCATGAAACTGCGATAGGTCGCTTCGAGAATTTCCGGATCGGCGGTCTTCAGATATTTGGTGATGGTTTTCTTGGTTTCATCCTTGTGGCTGGCGGAATAACGTAGCCCTTCGATGAAGCCCTTGAGCAAACTTTTCACCAATTGCGGTTGTTCGCGATTGAAGCGGTCGGTGGTTTCGATAACCAGTTGAGGGTAGGGGCTGGTTAGCTCGGTGCTGTCGGTCAATATCCTCAAGCCTTGTTTTTTCG contains:
- a CDS encoding ABC transporter substrate-binding protein; translated protein: MPLSLQAIDQPIVGIAGPAINMIYSFVGRDAGIFLKHGIDPKLVVFDSGSVLAQAAMAGDVKISVTSGPVTIATRTQGGDAVLIASFVNTPPYSIVSAKSITKWEQLKGKRIAMSRFGSGTDTSLRLVLKKFGLDPVKDVMILQMGTQPSRYQALLAGNIDATIISPPLDLTAKKQGLNILLNIAEMGIPYPQQGIETTDRIIRENPQMVKAFLKGYTEAVFHAAKNKDLTKKLIVKYLKTTEPDILEATVQSYIQVTDYTGYPNLEGVRNAMDEVGLRVPGVKSKKPEDFVNTRFLKELEKEGFFKTLSK